A single window of Bufo bufo chromosome 10, aBufBuf1.1, whole genome shotgun sequence DNA harbors:
- the RNF141 gene encoding RING finger protein 141 isoform X1, which yields MGQQLSSQGMMNKLPEKVIKHASLVRESGFLTYEEFLGRVAELNDVTARLAAGQDKHLLFEVQPGSDSSVLWKVVVRVLCTKINKTSAIVEVSRIMNLYQFIQLYKDITSHTAAVGAQSSQASEENAQSLAPLSSCQASILMGRVKQLTDEEECCICMDGRADLILPCAHSFCQKCIDKWSDRNHNCPICRLQVTGTNDSWVVSEAPTEEDVASYILNLADEVGQPHDTFF from the exons ATGGGTCAGCAGCTCTCCAGCCAGGGCATGATGAACAAACTCCCTGAGAAAGTCATCAAACACGCGAGCCTTGTGCGCGAGAGCGGCTTCCTGACGTACGAGGAGTTCCTGGGGCGCGTGGCGGAGCTTAACGATGT TACAGCGCGTCTCGCCGCAGGGCAGGACAAGCATCTCCTCTTTGAAGTGCAGCCGGGATCGGACTCCTCCGTTCTGTGGAAAGTCGTCGTCCGCGTTCTGTGCACTAAG ATTAATAAGACGAGCGCCATCGTGGAGGTGTCCAGGATCATGAACCTCTACCAGTTCATCCAGCTCTACAAGGACATCACCAGTCACACCGCCGCTGTGGGCGCCCAGAGCAGCCAGGCCTCCGAGGAGAACGCCCAGAGCCTGGCACCCCTCTCCTCCTGCCAGGCCAGCATCCTGATGGGCAG GGTGAAGCAGCTGACAGATGAGGAAGAGTGTTGTATCTGCATGGACGGGCGAGCTGATCTGATCCTGCCCTGCGCTCACAGCTTCTGCCAGAAATGTATTGACAAATG GAGCGACCGGAACCACAATTGTCCCATCTGCCGCTTGCAAGTGACGGGCACCAATGACTCATGGGTGGTTTCAGAAGCCCCAACGGAGGAAGATGTGGCAAGTTATATACTGAATTTGGCTGACGAGGTTGGGCAGCCCCATGACACCTTCTTCTGA
- the RNF141 gene encoding RING finger protein 141 isoform X2, translated as MSRLAAGQDKHLLFEVQPGSDSSVLWKVVVRVLCTKINKTSAIVEVSRIMNLYQFIQLYKDITSHTAAVGAQSSQASEENAQSLAPLSSCQASILMGRVKQLTDEEECCICMDGRADLILPCAHSFCQKCIDKWSDRNHNCPICRLQVTGTNDSWVVSEAPTEEDVASYILNLADEVGQPHDTFF; from the exons ATGT CGCGTCTCGCCGCAGGGCAGGACAAGCATCTCCTCTTTGAAGTGCAGCCGGGATCGGACTCCTCCGTTCTGTGGAAAGTCGTCGTCCGCGTTCTGTGCACTAAG ATTAATAAGACGAGCGCCATCGTGGAGGTGTCCAGGATCATGAACCTCTACCAGTTCATCCAGCTCTACAAGGACATCACCAGTCACACCGCCGCTGTGGGCGCCCAGAGCAGCCAGGCCTCCGAGGAGAACGCCCAGAGCCTGGCACCCCTCTCCTCCTGCCAGGCCAGCATCCTGATGGGCAG GGTGAAGCAGCTGACAGATGAGGAAGAGTGTTGTATCTGCATGGACGGGCGAGCTGATCTGATCCTGCCCTGCGCTCACAGCTTCTGCCAGAAATGTATTGACAAATG GAGCGACCGGAACCACAATTGTCCCATCTGCCGCTTGCAAGTGACGGGCACCAATGACTCATGGGTGGTTTCAGAAGCCCCAACGGAGGAAGATGTGGCAAGTTATATACTGAATTTGGCTGACGAGGTTGGGCAGCCCCATGACACCTTCTTCTGA